The Oncorhynchus masou masou isolate Uvic2021 chromosome 31, UVic_Omas_1.1, whole genome shotgun sequence genome includes a region encoding these proteins:
- the LOC135524386 gene encoding tropomyosin alpha-3 chain-like isoform X12 translates to MAGITSLEAVKRKIKTLQQQADGAEERTERLQRELGLERKARESAEADVASLNRRIQLVEEELDRAQERLTTALTKLEEAEKAADESERGMKVIENRASKDEEKMELQEIQLKEAKHIAEEADRKYEEVARKLVIIESDLERTEERAELSEGRIRRSEDELRVLEQSLKSLTASEAKYSHKEDKYEEEMKVLTDKLKEAETRAEFAERSVTKLEKTIDDLEDELHAQKLKHKAISEELDHALNDMTSM, encoded by the exons ATGGCAGGTATAACATCTTTGGAAGCGGTTAAACGGAAAATAAAAACCTTGCAACAGCAGGCTGACGGTGCCGAAGAAAGAACTGAAAGACTACAGAGAGAATTGGGTTTGGAGAGGAAAGCCAGAGAATCA GCTGAGGCCGACGTCGCTTCCCTTAACAGACGTATCCAGCTGGTTGAGGAGGAGTTGGATCGTGCTCAGGAGCGTCTGACAACTGCCCTGACCAAGCTGGAGGAGGCTGAGAAGGCGGCTGATGAGTCTGAGAG AGGCATGAAGGTCATTGAGAACAGAGCCTCCAAGGATGAGGAGAAGATGGAGCTGCAGGAGATCCAGCTGAAGGAGGCCAAGCACATCGCCGAGGAGGCTGACCGTAAATACGAGGAG GTTGCCCGTAAGCTGGTCATCATTGAGAGTGATCTGGAGCGTACAGAGGAGCGCGCTGAACTTTCAGAAGG ACGGATTCGAAGATCGGAGGACGAGCTAAGAGTTTTGGAACAAAGCTTAAAATCACTTACAGCTTCCGAAGCAAAG TACTCACATAAGGAGGACAAgtatgaggaggagatgaaggtCCTCACCGACAAGCTGAAGGAG GCTGAGACTCGTGCTGAGTTCGCTGAGAGATCAGTAACCAAGCTTGAGAAGACCATTGATGACTTGGAAG ATGAGTTGCATGCCCAGAAACTGAAGCACAAGGCCATCAGCGAGGAGCTGGACCACGCCCTCAATGACATGACTTCCATGTAA
- the LOC135524386 gene encoding tropomyosin alpha-1 chain-like isoform X15 produces MDAIKKKMQMLKLDKENALDRAEGAEGDKKAAEDKSKQLEDEISELEKKLRITEDERDKVLDEFQAAEEKLLSAEEVATKLEDDVVALQKKLKGTEDELDKYSESLKDAQEKLELAEKKATDAEADVASLNRRIQLVEEELDRAQERLTTALTKLEEAEKAADESERGMKVIENRASKDEEKMELQEIQLKEAKHIAEEADRKYEEVARKLVIIESDLERTEERAELSEGKCSELEEELKTVTNNLKSLEAQSEKYSHKEDKYEEEMKVLTDKLKEAETRAEFAERSVTKLEKTIDDLEDELHAQKLKHKAISEELDHALNDMTSM; encoded by the exons ATGGATGCCATCAAGAAGAAGATGCAGATGCTTAAGCTCGACAAGGAGAATGCTTTGGACAGAGCTGAGGGAGCCGAGGGAGACAAGAAGGCAGCAGAGGACAAGAGCAAACAG TTAGAGGATGAAATAAGTGAGTTGGAAAAGAAATTGCGGATCACCGAAGATGAGAGAGATAAAGTGCTTGATGAATTCCAAGCCGCCGAGGAAAAATTGCTGAGCGCCGAGGAGGTGGCCACCAAG CTCGAGGATGACGTGGTAGCTCTGCAGAAGAAGCTAAAGGGAACAGAGGATGAGTTGGACAAGTACTCTGAGTCTCTTAAGGATGCACAGGAGAAACTTGAGCTGGCTGAGAAGAAAGCTACTGAT GCTGAGGCCGACGTCGCTTCCCTTAACAGACGTATCCAGCTGGTTGAGGAGGAGTTGGATCGTGCTCAGGAGCGTCTGACAACTGCCCTGACCAAGCTGGAGGAGGCTGAGAAGGCGGCTGATGAGTCTGAGAG AGGCATGAAGGTCATTGAGAACAGAGCCTCCAAGGATGAGGAGAAGATGGAGCTGCAGGAGATCCAGCTGAAGGAGGCCAAGCACATCGCCGAGGAGGCTGACCGTAAATACGAGGAG GTTGCCCGTAAGCTGGTCATCATTGAGAGTGATCTGGAGCGTACAGAGGAGCGCGCTGAACTTTCAGAAGG CAAATGCTCTGAGCTTGAAGAAGAGTTGAAAACTGTGACCAACAACCTGAAGTCACTGGAGGCCCAGTCTGAGAAG TACTCACATAAGGAGGACAAgtatgaggaggagatgaaggtCCTCACCGACAAGCTGAAGGAG GCTGAGACTCGTGCTGAGTTCGCTGAGAGATCAGTAACCAAGCTTGAGAAGACCATTGATGACTTGGAAG ATGAGTTGCATGCCCAGAAACTGAAGCACAAGGCCATCAGCGAGGAGCTGGACCACGCCCTCAATGACATGACTTCCATGTAA
- the LOC135524386 gene encoding tropomyosin alpha-4 chain-like isoform X18, which yields MAGITSLEAVKRKIKTLQQQADGAEERTERLQRELGLERKARESAEADVASLNRRIQLVEEELDRAQERLTTALTKLEEAEKAADESERGMKVIENRASKDEEKMELQEIQLKEAKHIAEEADRKYEEVARKLVIIESDLERTEERAELSEGKCSELEEELKTVTNNLKSLEAQSEKYSHKEDKYEEEMKVLTDKLKEAETRAEFAERSVTKLEKTIDDLEDHLYQQLEKNRLLSNELRVALNED from the exons ATGGCAGGTATAACATCTTTGGAAGCGGTTAAACGGAAAATAAAAACCTTGCAACAGCAGGCTGACGGTGCCGAAGAAAGAACTGAAAGACTACAGAGAGAATTGGGTTTGGAGAGGAAAGCCAGAGAATCA GCTGAGGCCGACGTCGCTTCCCTTAACAGACGTATCCAGCTGGTTGAGGAGGAGTTGGATCGTGCTCAGGAGCGTCTGACAACTGCCCTGACCAAGCTGGAGGAGGCTGAGAAGGCGGCTGATGAGTCTGAGAG AGGCATGAAGGTCATTGAGAACAGAGCCTCCAAGGATGAGGAGAAGATGGAGCTGCAGGAGATCCAGCTGAAGGAGGCCAAGCACATCGCCGAGGAGGCTGACCGTAAATACGAGGAG GTTGCCCGTAAGCTGGTCATCATTGAGAGTGATCTGGAGCGTACAGAGGAGCGCGCTGAACTTTCAGAAGG CAAATGCTCTGAGCTTGAAGAAGAGTTGAAAACTGTGACCAACAACCTGAAGTCACTGGAGGCCCAGTCTGAGAAG TACTCACATAAGGAGGACAAgtatgaggaggagatgaaggtCCTCACCGACAAGCTGAAGGAG GCTGAGACTCGTGCTGAGTTCGCTGAGAGATCAGTAACCAAGCTTGAGAAGACCATTGATGACTTGGAAG
- the LOC135524386 gene encoding tropomyosin alpha-1 chain-like isoform X7 → MDAIKKKMQMLKLDKENALDRAEGAEGDKKAAEDKSKQLEDEISELEKKLRITEDERDKVLDEFQAAEEKLLSAEEVATKAEADVASLNRRIQLVEEELDRAQERLTTALTKLEEAEKAADESERGMKVIENRASKDEEKMELQEIQLKEAKHIAEEADRKYEEVARKLVIIESDLERTEERAELSEGRIRRSEDELRVLEQSLKSLTASEAKYSHKEDKYEEEMKVLTDKLKEAETRAEFAERSVTKLEKTIDDLEDELHAQKLKHKAISEELDHALNDMTSM, encoded by the exons ATGGATGCCATCAAGAAGAAGATGCAGATGCTTAAGCTCGACAAGGAGAATGCTTTGGACAGAGCTGAGGGAGCCGAGGGAGACAAGAAGGCAGCAGAGGACAAGAGCAAACAG TTAGAGGATGAAATAAGTGAGTTGGAAAAGAAATTGCGGATCACCGAAGATGAGAGAGATAAAGTGCTTGATGAATTCCAAGCCGCCGAGGAAAAATTGCTGAGCGCCGAGGAGGTGGCCACCAAG GCTGAGGCCGACGTCGCTTCCCTTAACAGACGTATCCAGCTGGTTGAGGAGGAGTTGGATCGTGCTCAGGAGCGTCTGACAACTGCCCTGACCAAGCTGGAGGAGGCTGAGAAGGCGGCTGATGAGTCTGAGAG AGGCATGAAGGTCATTGAGAACAGAGCCTCCAAGGATGAGGAGAAGATGGAGCTGCAGGAGATCCAGCTGAAGGAGGCCAAGCACATCGCCGAGGAGGCTGACCGTAAATACGAGGAG GTTGCCCGTAAGCTGGTCATCATTGAGAGTGATCTGGAGCGTACAGAGGAGCGCGCTGAACTTTCAGAAGG ACGGATTCGAAGATCGGAGGACGAGCTAAGAGTTTTGGAACAAAGCTTAAAATCACTTACAGCTTCCGAAGCAAAG TACTCACATAAGGAGGACAAgtatgaggaggagatgaaggtCCTCACCGACAAGCTGAAGGAG GCTGAGACTCGTGCTGAGTTCGCTGAGAGATCAGTAACCAAGCTTGAGAAGACCATTGATGACTTGGAAG ATGAGTTGCATGCCCAGAAACTGAAGCACAAGGCCATCAGCGAGGAGCTGGACCACGCCCTCAATGACATGACTTCCATGTAA
- the LOC135524386 gene encoding tropomyosin alpha-1 chain-like isoform X3, producing the protein MDAIKKKMQMLKLDKENALDRAEGAEGDKKAAEDKSKQLEDEISELEKKLRITEDERDKVLDEFQAAEEKLLSAEEVATKAEADVASLNRRIQLVEEELDRAQERLTTALTKLEEAEKAADESERGMKVIENRASKDEEKMELQEIQLKEAKHIAEEADRKYEEVARKLVIIESDLERTEERAELSEGKCSELEEELKTVTNNLKSLEAQSEKYSHKEDKYEEEMKVLTDKLKEAETRAEFAERSVTKLEKTIDDLEDELHAQKLKHKAISEELDHALNDMTSM; encoded by the exons ATGGATGCCATCAAGAAGAAGATGCAGATGCTTAAGCTCGACAAGGAGAATGCTTTGGACAGAGCTGAGGGAGCCGAGGGAGACAAGAAGGCAGCAGAGGACAAGAGCAAACAG TTAGAGGATGAAATAAGTGAGTTGGAAAAGAAATTGCGGATCACCGAAGATGAGAGAGATAAAGTGCTTGATGAATTCCAAGCCGCCGAGGAAAAATTGCTGAGCGCCGAGGAGGTGGCCACCAAG GCTGAGGCCGACGTCGCTTCCCTTAACAGACGTATCCAGCTGGTTGAGGAGGAGTTGGATCGTGCTCAGGAGCGTCTGACAACTGCCCTGACCAAGCTGGAGGAGGCTGAGAAGGCGGCTGATGAGTCTGAGAG AGGCATGAAGGTCATTGAGAACAGAGCCTCCAAGGATGAGGAGAAGATGGAGCTGCAGGAGATCCAGCTGAAGGAGGCCAAGCACATCGCCGAGGAGGCTGACCGTAAATACGAGGAG GTTGCCCGTAAGCTGGTCATCATTGAGAGTGATCTGGAGCGTACAGAGGAGCGCGCTGAACTTTCAGAAGG CAAATGCTCTGAGCTTGAAGAAGAGTTGAAAACTGTGACCAACAACCTGAAGTCACTGGAGGCCCAGTCTGAGAAG TACTCACATAAGGAGGACAAgtatgaggaggagatgaaggtCCTCACCGACAAGCTGAAGGAG GCTGAGACTCGTGCTGAGTTCGCTGAGAGATCAGTAACCAAGCTTGAGAAGACCATTGATGACTTGGAAG ATGAGTTGCATGCCCAGAAACTGAAGCACAAGGCCATCAGCGAGGAGCTGGACCACGCCCTCAATGACATGACTTCCATGTAA
- the LOC135524386 gene encoding tropomyosin alpha-1 chain-like isoform X16, which translates to MDAIKKKMQMLKLDKENALDRAEGAEGDKKAAEDKSKQLEDEISELEKKLRITEDERDKVLDEFQAAEEKLLSAEEVATKAEADVASLNRRIQLVEEELDRAQERLTTALTKLEEAEKAADESERGMKVIENRASKDEEKMELQEIQLKEAKHIAEEADRKYEEVARKLVIIESDLERTEERAELSEGRIRRSEDELRVLEQSLKSLTASEAKYSHKEDKYEEEMKVLTDKLKEAETRAEFAERSVTKLEKTIDDLEDHLYQQLEKNRLLSNELRVALNED; encoded by the exons ATGGATGCCATCAAGAAGAAGATGCAGATGCTTAAGCTCGACAAGGAGAATGCTTTGGACAGAGCTGAGGGAGCCGAGGGAGACAAGAAGGCAGCAGAGGACAAGAGCAAACAG TTAGAGGATGAAATAAGTGAGTTGGAAAAGAAATTGCGGATCACCGAAGATGAGAGAGATAAAGTGCTTGATGAATTCCAAGCCGCCGAGGAAAAATTGCTGAGCGCCGAGGAGGTGGCCACCAAG GCTGAGGCCGACGTCGCTTCCCTTAACAGACGTATCCAGCTGGTTGAGGAGGAGTTGGATCGTGCTCAGGAGCGTCTGACAACTGCCCTGACCAAGCTGGAGGAGGCTGAGAAGGCGGCTGATGAGTCTGAGAG AGGCATGAAGGTCATTGAGAACAGAGCCTCCAAGGATGAGGAGAAGATGGAGCTGCAGGAGATCCAGCTGAAGGAGGCCAAGCACATCGCCGAGGAGGCTGACCGTAAATACGAGGAG GTTGCCCGTAAGCTGGTCATCATTGAGAGTGATCTGGAGCGTACAGAGGAGCGCGCTGAACTTTCAGAAGG ACGGATTCGAAGATCGGAGGACGAGCTAAGAGTTTTGGAACAAAGCTTAAAATCACTTACAGCTTCCGAAGCAAAG TACTCACATAAGGAGGACAAgtatgaggaggagatgaaggtCCTCACCGACAAGCTGAAGGAG GCTGAGACTCGTGCTGAGTTCGCTGAGAGATCAGTAACCAAGCTTGAGAAGACCATTGATGACTTGGAAG
- the LOC135524386 gene encoding tropomyosin alpha-1 chain-like isoform X5, with product MDAIKKKMQMLKLDKENALDRAEGAEGDKKAAEDKSKQLEDDVVALQKKLKGTEDELDKYSESLKDAQEKLELAEKKATDAEADVASLNRRIQLVEEELDRAQERLTTALTKLEEAEKAADESERGMKVIENRASKDEEKMELQEIQLKEAKHIAEEADRKYEEVARKLVIIESDLERTEERAELSEGKCSELEEELKTVTNNLKSLEAQSEKYSHKEDKYEEEMKVLTDKLKEAETRAEFAERSVTKLEKTIDDLEDELHAQKLKHKAISEELDHALNDMTSM from the exons ATGGATGCCATCAAGAAGAAGATGCAGATGCTTAAGCTCGACAAGGAGAATGCTTTGGACAGAGCTGAGGGAGCCGAGGGAGACAAGAAGGCAGCAGAGGACAAGAGCAAACAG CTCGAGGATGACGTGGTAGCTCTGCAGAAGAAGCTAAAGGGAACAGAGGATGAGTTGGACAAGTACTCTGAGTCTCTTAAGGATGCACAGGAGAAACTTGAGCTGGCTGAGAAGAAAGCTACTGAT GCTGAGGCCGACGTCGCTTCCCTTAACAGACGTATCCAGCTGGTTGAGGAGGAGTTGGATCGTGCTCAGGAGCGTCTGACAACTGCCCTGACCAAGCTGGAGGAGGCTGAGAAGGCGGCTGATGAGTCTGAGAG AGGCATGAAGGTCATTGAGAACAGAGCCTCCAAGGATGAGGAGAAGATGGAGCTGCAGGAGATCCAGCTGAAGGAGGCCAAGCACATCGCCGAGGAGGCTGACCGTAAATACGAGGAG GTTGCCCGTAAGCTGGTCATCATTGAGAGTGATCTGGAGCGTACAGAGGAGCGCGCTGAACTTTCAGAAGG CAAATGCTCTGAGCTTGAAGAAGAGTTGAAAACTGTGACCAACAACCTGAAGTCACTGGAGGCCCAGTCTGAGAAG TACTCACATAAGGAGGACAAgtatgaggaggagatgaaggtCCTCACCGACAAGCTGAAGGAG GCTGAGACTCGTGCTGAGTTCGCTGAGAGATCAGTAACCAAGCTTGAGAAGACCATTGATGACTTGGAAG ATGAGTTGCATGCCCAGAAACTGAAGCACAAGGCCATCAGCGAGGAGCTGGACCACGCCCTCAATGACATGACTTCCATGTAA
- the LOC135524386 gene encoding tropomyosin alpha-1 chain-like isoform X17 has protein sequence MDAIKKKMQMLKLDKENALDRAEGAEGDKKAAEDKSKQLEDDVVALQKKLKGTEDELDKYSESLKDAQEKLELAEKKATDAEADVASLNRRIQLVEEELDRAQERLTTALTKLEEAEKAADESERGMKVIENRASKDEEKMELQEIQLKEAKHIAEEADRKYEEVARKLVIIESDLERTEERAELSEGRIRRSEDELRVLEQSLKSLTASEAKYSHKEDKYEEEMKVLTDKLKEAETRAEFAERSVTKLEKTIDDLEDHLYQQLEKNRLLSNELRVALNED, from the exons ATGGATGCCATCAAGAAGAAGATGCAGATGCTTAAGCTCGACAAGGAGAATGCTTTGGACAGAGCTGAGGGAGCCGAGGGAGACAAGAAGGCAGCAGAGGACAAGAGCAAACAG CTCGAGGATGACGTGGTAGCTCTGCAGAAGAAGCTAAAGGGAACAGAGGATGAGTTGGACAAGTACTCTGAGTCTCTTAAGGATGCACAGGAGAAACTTGAGCTGGCTGAGAAGAAAGCTACTGAT GCTGAGGCCGACGTCGCTTCCCTTAACAGACGTATCCAGCTGGTTGAGGAGGAGTTGGATCGTGCTCAGGAGCGTCTGACAACTGCCCTGACCAAGCTGGAGGAGGCTGAGAAGGCGGCTGATGAGTCTGAGAG AGGCATGAAGGTCATTGAGAACAGAGCCTCCAAGGATGAGGAGAAGATGGAGCTGCAGGAGATCCAGCTGAAGGAGGCCAAGCACATCGCCGAGGAGGCTGACCGTAAATACGAGGAG GTTGCCCGTAAGCTGGTCATCATTGAGAGTGATCTGGAGCGTACAGAGGAGCGCGCTGAACTTTCAGAAGG ACGGATTCGAAGATCGGAGGACGAGCTAAGAGTTTTGGAACAAAGCTTAAAATCACTTACAGCTTCCGAAGCAAAG TACTCACATAAGGAGGACAAgtatgaggaggagatgaaggtCCTCACCGACAAGCTGAAGGAG GCTGAGACTCGTGCTGAGTTCGCTGAGAGATCAGTAACCAAGCTTGAGAAGACCATTGATGACTTGGAAG
- the LOC135524386 gene encoding tropomyosin alpha-1 chain-like isoform X4 — translation MDAIKKKMQMLKLDKENALDRAEGAEGDKKAAEDKSKQLEDEISELEKKLRITEDERDKVLDEFQAAEEKLLSAEEVATKAEADVASLNRRIQLVEEELDRAQERLTTALTKLEEAEKAADESERGMKVIENRASKDEEKMELQEIQLKEAKHIAEEADRKYEEVARKLVIIESDLERTEERAELSEGRIRRSEDELRVLEQSLKSLTASEAKYSHKEDKYEEEMKVLTDKLKEAETRAEFAERSVTKLEKTIDDLEEKLAHAKEENLDMHQMLDQTLMELNNM, via the exons ATGGATGCCATCAAGAAGAAGATGCAGATGCTTAAGCTCGACAAGGAGAATGCTTTGGACAGAGCTGAGGGAGCCGAGGGAGACAAGAAGGCAGCAGAGGACAAGAGCAAACAG TTAGAGGATGAAATAAGTGAGTTGGAAAAGAAATTGCGGATCACCGAAGATGAGAGAGATAAAGTGCTTGATGAATTCCAAGCCGCCGAGGAAAAATTGCTGAGCGCCGAGGAGGTGGCCACCAAG GCTGAGGCCGACGTCGCTTCCCTTAACAGACGTATCCAGCTGGTTGAGGAGGAGTTGGATCGTGCTCAGGAGCGTCTGACAACTGCCCTGACCAAGCTGGAGGAGGCTGAGAAGGCGGCTGATGAGTCTGAGAG AGGCATGAAGGTCATTGAGAACAGAGCCTCCAAGGATGAGGAGAAGATGGAGCTGCAGGAGATCCAGCTGAAGGAGGCCAAGCACATCGCCGAGGAGGCTGACCGTAAATACGAGGAG GTTGCCCGTAAGCTGGTCATCATTGAGAGTGATCTGGAGCGTACAGAGGAGCGCGCTGAACTTTCAGAAGG ACGGATTCGAAGATCGGAGGACGAGCTAAGAGTTTTGGAACAAAGCTTAAAATCACTTACAGCTTCCGAAGCAAAG TACTCACATAAGGAGGACAAgtatgaggaggagatgaaggtCCTCACCGACAAGCTGAAGGAG GCTGAGACTCGTGCTGAGTTCGCTGAGAGATCAGTAACCAAGCTTGAGAAGACCATTGATGACTTGGAAG
- the LOC135524386 gene encoding tropomyosin alpha-1 chain-like isoform X14 — MDAIKKKMQMLKLDKENALDRAEGAEGDKKAAEDKSKQLEDEISELEKKLRITEDERDKVLDEFQAAEEKLLSAEEVATKLEDDVVALQKKLKGTEDELDKYSESLKDAQEKLELAEKKATDAEADVASLNRRIQLVEEELDRAQERLTTALTKLEEAEKAADESERGMKVIENRASKDEEKMELQEIQLKEAKHIAEEADRKYEEVARKLVIIESDLERTEERAELSEGRIRRSEDELRVLEQSLKSLTASEAKYSHKEDKYEEEMKVLTDKLKEAETRAEFAERSVTKLEKTIDDLEDELHAQKLKHKAISEELDHALNDMTSM, encoded by the exons ATGGATGCCATCAAGAAGAAGATGCAGATGCTTAAGCTCGACAAGGAGAATGCTTTGGACAGAGCTGAGGGAGCCGAGGGAGACAAGAAGGCAGCAGAGGACAAGAGCAAACAG TTAGAGGATGAAATAAGTGAGTTGGAAAAGAAATTGCGGATCACCGAAGATGAGAGAGATAAAGTGCTTGATGAATTCCAAGCCGCCGAGGAAAAATTGCTGAGCGCCGAGGAGGTGGCCACCAAG CTCGAGGATGACGTGGTAGCTCTGCAGAAGAAGCTAAAGGGAACAGAGGATGAGTTGGACAAGTACTCTGAGTCTCTTAAGGATGCACAGGAGAAACTTGAGCTGGCTGAGAAGAAAGCTACTGAT GCTGAGGCCGACGTCGCTTCCCTTAACAGACGTATCCAGCTGGTTGAGGAGGAGTTGGATCGTGCTCAGGAGCGTCTGACAACTGCCCTGACCAAGCTGGAGGAGGCTGAGAAGGCGGCTGATGAGTCTGAGAG AGGCATGAAGGTCATTGAGAACAGAGCCTCCAAGGATGAGGAGAAGATGGAGCTGCAGGAGATCCAGCTGAAGGAGGCCAAGCACATCGCCGAGGAGGCTGACCGTAAATACGAGGAG GTTGCCCGTAAGCTGGTCATCATTGAGAGTGATCTGGAGCGTACAGAGGAGCGCGCTGAACTTTCAGAAGG ACGGATTCGAAGATCGGAGGACGAGCTAAGAGTTTTGGAACAAAGCTTAAAATCACTTACAGCTTCCGAAGCAAAG TACTCACATAAGGAGGACAAgtatgaggaggagatgaaggtCCTCACCGACAAGCTGAAGGAG GCTGAGACTCGTGCTGAGTTCGCTGAGAGATCAGTAACCAAGCTTGAGAAGACCATTGATGACTTGGAAG ATGAGTTGCATGCCCAGAAACTGAAGCACAAGGCCATCAGCGAGGAGCTGGACCACGCCCTCAATGACATGACTTCCATGTAA
- the LOC135524386 gene encoding tropomyosin alpha-1 chain-like isoform X10, with amino-acid sequence MAGITSLEAVKRKIKTLQQQADGAEERTERLQRELGLERKARESAEADVASLNRRIQLVEEELDRAQERLTTALTKLEEAEKAADESERGMKVIENRASKDEEKMELQEIQLKEAKHIAEEADRKYEEVARKLVIIESDLERTEERAELSEGKCSELEEELKTVTNNLKSLEAQSEKYSHKEDKYEEEMKVLTDKLKEAETRAEFAERSVTKLEKTIDDLEDELHAQKLKHKAISEELDHALNDMTSM; translated from the exons ATGGCAGGTATAACATCTTTGGAAGCGGTTAAACGGAAAATAAAAACCTTGCAACAGCAGGCTGACGGTGCCGAAGAAAGAACTGAAAGACTACAGAGAGAATTGGGTTTGGAGAGGAAAGCCAGAGAATCA GCTGAGGCCGACGTCGCTTCCCTTAACAGACGTATCCAGCTGGTTGAGGAGGAGTTGGATCGTGCTCAGGAGCGTCTGACAACTGCCCTGACCAAGCTGGAGGAGGCTGAGAAGGCGGCTGATGAGTCTGAGAG AGGCATGAAGGTCATTGAGAACAGAGCCTCCAAGGATGAGGAGAAGATGGAGCTGCAGGAGATCCAGCTGAAGGAGGCCAAGCACATCGCCGAGGAGGCTGACCGTAAATACGAGGAG GTTGCCCGTAAGCTGGTCATCATTGAGAGTGATCTGGAGCGTACAGAGGAGCGCGCTGAACTTTCAGAAGG CAAATGCTCTGAGCTTGAAGAAGAGTTGAAAACTGTGACCAACAACCTGAAGTCACTGGAGGCCCAGTCTGAGAAG TACTCACATAAGGAGGACAAgtatgaggaggagatgaaggtCCTCACCGACAAGCTGAAGGAG GCTGAGACTCGTGCTGAGTTCGCTGAGAGATCAGTAACCAAGCTTGAGAAGACCATTGATGACTTGGAAG ATGAGTTGCATGCCCAGAAACTGAAGCACAAGGCCATCAGCGAGGAGCTGGACCACGCCCTCAATGACATGACTTCCATGTAA
- the LOC135524386 gene encoding tropomyosin alpha-1 chain-like isoform X8 has translation MDAIKKKMQMLKLDKENALDRAEGAEGDKKAAEDKSKQLEDDVVALQKKLKGTEDELDKYSESLKDAQEKLELAEKKATDAEADVASLNRRIQLVEEELDRAQERLTTALTKLEEAEKAADESERGMKVIENRASKDEEKMELQEIQLKEAKHIAEEADRKYEEVARKLVIIESDLERTEERAELSEGRIRRSEDELRVLEQSLKSLTASEAKYSHKEDKYEEEMKVLTDKLKEAETRAEFAERSVTKLEKTIDDLEDELHAQKLKHKAISEELDHALNDMTSM, from the exons ATGGATGCCATCAAGAAGAAGATGCAGATGCTTAAGCTCGACAAGGAGAATGCTTTGGACAGAGCTGAGGGAGCCGAGGGAGACAAGAAGGCAGCAGAGGACAAGAGCAAACAG CTCGAGGATGACGTGGTAGCTCTGCAGAAGAAGCTAAAGGGAACAGAGGATGAGTTGGACAAGTACTCTGAGTCTCTTAAGGATGCACAGGAGAAACTTGAGCTGGCTGAGAAGAAAGCTACTGAT GCTGAGGCCGACGTCGCTTCCCTTAACAGACGTATCCAGCTGGTTGAGGAGGAGTTGGATCGTGCTCAGGAGCGTCTGACAACTGCCCTGACCAAGCTGGAGGAGGCTGAGAAGGCGGCTGATGAGTCTGAGAG AGGCATGAAGGTCATTGAGAACAGAGCCTCCAAGGATGAGGAGAAGATGGAGCTGCAGGAGATCCAGCTGAAGGAGGCCAAGCACATCGCCGAGGAGGCTGACCGTAAATACGAGGAG GTTGCCCGTAAGCTGGTCATCATTGAGAGTGATCTGGAGCGTACAGAGGAGCGCGCTGAACTTTCAGAAGG ACGGATTCGAAGATCGGAGGACGAGCTAAGAGTTTTGGAACAAAGCTTAAAATCACTTACAGCTTCCGAAGCAAAG TACTCACATAAGGAGGACAAgtatgaggaggagatgaaggtCCTCACCGACAAGCTGAAGGAG GCTGAGACTCGTGCTGAGTTCGCTGAGAGATCAGTAACCAAGCTTGAGAAGACCATTGATGACTTGGAAG ATGAGTTGCATGCCCAGAAACTGAAGCACAAGGCCATCAGCGAGGAGCTGGACCACGCCCTCAATGACATGACTTCCATGTAA